In one window of Hymenobacter nivis DNA:
- a CDS encoding cobyric acid synthase: MLRPIMFVGTASDVGKSVITAGFCRIFRQDGHSPAPFKAQNMSLNSYVTPEGLEIGRAQAVQAEAAGIPCHVDMNPVLLKPTSDQASQVVLNGRPIGTQSAYEYFRENDRQELFAAATQAFDRLAARHSPVVLEGAGSISELNLKRRDITNLRMARHAGAATYLIADIDRGGVFGSVYGSLALLEPEEKACIKGIIINKFRGDARLFADGRQQLEALTGVPVVGVLPYFRDIFVEEEDSVALAYKRRAAGPAGRVRVAVVLLGRLSNFTDFDTLSHDARVDLFFTREADEIGEADIIILPGSKNTIADLKALTNSGLGAAIVRAHRTGKTVVGICGGYQMLGRSVEDPNGVEGPVPAAAGLGLLPVRTVLQGEKTTRQRRFAFRGSAAADCLGYEIHMGQTTAEGPPQPVATLDDGTPDGYFAGPRCWGTYLHGILDNPAVIDFLVAPYTEQKASAPLDFAAFKNAQYDRLAALIRENVDLPQIYAALRN, encoded by the coding sequence ATGCTTCGTCCCATTATGTTTGTCGGCACCGCGTCGGATGTGGGCAAGAGCGTCATTACGGCGGGTTTTTGCCGCATTTTTCGACAGGACGGACACAGCCCCGCGCCGTTTAAGGCGCAAAATATGAGCCTGAACAGCTACGTAACCCCCGAGGGGCTCGAAATTGGCCGGGCCCAGGCGGTGCAGGCCGAGGCCGCCGGCATCCCGTGCCACGTCGACATGAACCCAGTGCTCCTCAAGCCGACCTCCGACCAGGCCTCGCAGGTGGTGCTCAACGGCCGGCCCATCGGCACGCAGTCGGCCTACGAATACTTCCGCGAAAACGACCGGCAGGAACTGTTTGCCGCCGCCACCCAAGCTTTCGACCGGCTGGCGGCGCGCCATTCGCCGGTGGTGCTGGAGGGCGCGGGCAGCATCTCGGAGCTAAACCTGAAGCGCCGCGATATCACCAACCTGCGCATGGCCCGCCACGCCGGAGCCGCCACCTACCTCATTGCCGACATCGACCGGGGCGGGGTATTTGGCAGTGTGTACGGCTCGCTGGCCCTGCTGGAACCTGAGGAAAAAGCCTGCATAAAAGGCATTATCATTAATAAATTTCGGGGCGATGCGCGGCTGTTTGCCGATGGCCGGCAGCAGCTCGAAGCCCTGACCGGCGTGCCGGTAGTGGGCGTGCTGCCCTACTTCCGCGATATTTTTGTGGAGGAGGAAGACTCCGTGGCTCTGGCCTACAAGCGCCGCGCGGCCGGGCCGGCCGGCCGGGTACGGGTAGCCGTGGTGCTGCTGGGGCGGCTGTCGAATTTCACCGACTTCGACACCCTGAGCCACGACGCCCGCGTCGACCTGTTCTTTACTCGTGAGGCGGACGAAATCGGCGAGGCTGACATCATCATCCTGCCCGGCAGCAAAAACACCATCGCCGACCTAAAAGCACTCACTAACAGCGGCTTGGGGGCGGCCATCGTGCGGGCCCACCGCACGGGCAAAACCGTGGTGGGCATCTGCGGGGGCTACCAGATGCTGGGCCGCTCGGTGGAAGACCCCAACGGGGTGGAAGGCCCGGTGCCCGCCGCCGCCGGGCTGGGGCTGCTGCCCGTGCGCACGGTGCTGCAAGGCGAAAAAACCACCCGGCAACGGCGGTTTGCCTTCCGGGGCAGCGCGGCCGCCGACTGCCTGGGCTACGAAATCCACATGGGCCAAACCACTGCCGAGGGCCCTCCGCAGCCCGTGGCCACGCTCGACGACGGCACCCCCGACGGCTACTTTGCCGGGCCACGCTGCTGGGGTACCTACCTGCACGGCATTCTCGACAATCCGGCGGTTATCGATTTTTTAGTGGCCCCCTACACCGAACAAAAAGCGAGCGCGCCGCTTGACTTCGCCGCCTTTAAAAACGCGCAATACGACCGGCTGGCGGCCCTTATCCGCGAAAACGTGGACCTGCCGCAGATTTACGCGGCCCTGCGCAACTGA
- a CDS encoding carboxypeptidase regulatory-like domain-containing protein yields the protein MHPAAAQGTVALRGTVADSLSGWPLVGVSAGLVGQPRGASTDALGQFRLGELKPGTYALRIGTLGYTFKNQLITLVADEMRVVAITLASALLLHFANPLPA from the coding sequence GTGCACCCGGCGGCGGCCCAAGGTACGGTGGCCCTGCGGGGCACCGTAGCCGACTCGCTCTCGGGTTGGCCGTTGGTGGGCGTGAGCGCAGGGCTGGTGGGCCAGCCCCGCGGCGCCAGCACCGATGCGCTGGGGCAGTTTCGGCTCGGTGAACTCAAGCCGGGCACGTATGCGCTACGCATCGGCACACTGGGCTATACGTTTAAAAATCAGTTGATAACCTTGGTAGCAGACGAGATGCGGGTTGTGGCTATTACCTTGGCCTCCGCGCTGCTTCTTCACTTTGCCAATCCCTTACCTGCTTGA
- the bluB gene encoding 5,6-dimethylbenzimidazole synthase yields MNQFSPAEIEAVYRAIAERRDIRHFLPDPVAPEVLHRLLQAAHQAPSVGFMQPWRFLRITDPALRGALHQLVEQERLRTAEALGERASAFLQLKVEGLRECGEVLVAALMAGREAHIFGRRTLPEMDLASVSCAIQNLWLAARAEGLGMGWVSIFDPEQVRLALQMPDGAQPVAILCLGHVAEFYPRPMLETAGWASRMSLPELVFENYWPAATAPGQG; encoded by the coding sequence TTGAACCAGTTCAGCCCCGCCGAGATTGAAGCCGTGTACCGGGCGATAGCCGAGCGCCGCGACATCCGCCATTTTCTGCCCGACCCCGTTGCCCCCGAGGTGCTGCACCGCCTACTGCAAGCCGCCCACCAGGCCCCGAGCGTAGGATTCATGCAGCCCTGGCGCTTCCTGCGCATCACCGACCCGGCCCTGCGGGGCGCCTTGCACCAGCTCGTGGAGCAAGAGCGGCTGCGTACCGCCGAAGCCTTGGGAGAGCGGGCCAGCGCGTTTTTGCAGTTGAAAGTAGAAGGCCTCCGCGAGTGCGGCGAAGTGCTGGTGGCCGCCCTCATGGCAGGGCGGGAGGCGCACATTTTCGGCCGGCGCACGCTACCCGAAATGGACCTCGCCTCGGTGTCATGCGCCATCCAAAACCTGTGGCTAGCCGCCCGCGCCGAAGGCCTCGGCATGGGGTGGGTGTCGATTTTTGACCCCGAACAAGTTCGTTTGGCCTTGCAGATGCCGGACGGGGCGCAGCCCGTGGCCATCCTCTGCCTGGGCCACGTGGCAGAGTTTTACCCCCGCCCCATGCTCGAAACCGCGGGCTGGGCGAGCCGGATGAGCCTTCCCGAGCTGGTGTTTGAGAACTATTGGCCAGCGGCGACTGCCCCGGGCCAAGGGTAA